From Curtobacterium sp. SGAir0471, the proteins below share one genomic window:
- the murC gene encoding UDP-N-acetylmuramate--L-alanine ligase: MTIKPDLTQPIPDDLGTVHFVGIGGSGMSGIARMFLAAGHRVTGSDSRETATTGTMRDLGAEVHVGHDAANVGDADTVVVTSALWPDNPELLEAQRRGLPVLHRSQALAALIADHRLVAVAGAHGKTTSTGMIVTAMVELGLDPSFVNGGVIQSLGTSSAPGGSDLFVVEADESDGSFLLYDVAVALITNVDADHLDHYGSEQAFIDAFVEFAGKASERIVVSSDDAGAKRVTEGVRAREHAPEIVTFGEAADADVRIERIVEAASVEVDLRAGGQHHHMTLRVPGRHNAVNAVGAFAVLTGLGVEPADAIRGIEAFGGTERRFELHGVERGVSVYDDYAHHPTEVAAALRAARNVVGDGRIIAIHQPHLYSRTRLMAGDFARVYEELADHTVVLDVYGAREDPEPGVTGALVQERFTDQSKVEFLPDWGDAAARAAEVARDGDIVMTLSCGDVYRIIPQVLGALRQDGCGDRAQ, from the coding sequence ATGACCATCAAGCCGGACCTGACGCAGCCGATCCCGGACGACCTCGGCACGGTCCACTTCGTCGGCATCGGCGGCTCCGGCATGAGCGGCATCGCACGGATGTTCCTGGCCGCCGGGCACCGTGTCACGGGCAGCGACTCGCGCGAGACCGCGACGACCGGCACGATGCGCGACCTCGGCGCCGAGGTGCACGTCGGCCACGACGCCGCGAACGTCGGCGACGCGGACACCGTGGTGGTCACGAGCGCCCTGTGGCCGGACAACCCCGAGCTCCTCGAGGCCCAGCGCCGGGGGCTCCCGGTCCTGCACCGGTCCCAGGCCCTCGCCGCACTCATCGCCGACCACCGCCTGGTCGCGGTCGCCGGTGCACACGGCAAGACGACCTCGACGGGGATGATCGTCACCGCCATGGTCGAGCTCGGCCTCGACCCGAGCTTCGTGAACGGCGGTGTCATCCAGTCGCTCGGCACGAGCTCGGCTCCGGGCGGCAGCGACCTGTTCGTCGTCGAGGCGGACGAGTCCGACGGGTCCTTCCTGCTCTACGACGTTGCGGTCGCGCTCATCACGAACGTGGACGCCGACCACCTCGACCACTACGGCAGCGAGCAGGCGTTCATCGACGCGTTCGTCGAGTTCGCCGGCAAGGCGAGCGAGCGCATCGTGGTCTCGAGCGACGACGCCGGTGCGAAGCGGGTCACCGAGGGTGTCCGCGCGCGTGAGCACGCCCCGGAGATCGTCACCTTCGGCGAGGCCGCCGACGCCGACGTCCGCATCGAGCGCATCGTCGAGGCGGCGAGCGTCGAGGTCGACCTCCGCGCCGGCGGTCAGCACCACCACATGACGCTCCGGGTGCCCGGTCGGCACAACGCGGTGAACGCCGTGGGGGCCTTCGCGGTGCTCACCGGGCTGGGCGTCGAGCCCGCCGACGCCATCCGCGGCATCGAGGCGTTCGGCGGCACCGAGCGTCGCTTCGAGCTGCACGGCGTCGAGCGCGGGGTGTCGGTGTACGACGACTACGCGCACCACCCCACCGAGGTGGCGGCCGCGCTGCGCGCAGCACGGAACGTCGTCGGCGACGGTCGGATCATCGCCATCCACCAGCCGCACCTGTACTCCCGCACGCGCCTCATGGCCGGGGACTTCGCCCGCGTGTACGAGGAGCTCGCCGACCACACGGTCGTGCTCGACGTCTACGGCGCCCGTGAGGACCCGGAGCCCGGCGTCACCGGCGCCCTCGTCCAGGAGCGCTTCACGGACCAGTCGAAGGTCGAGTTCCTGCCGGACTGGGGCGATGCCGCTGCCCGTGCGGCCGAGGTGGCCCGCGACGGCGACATCGTCATGACGCTGAGCTGCGGCGACGTGTACCGGATCATCCCGCAGGTCCTCGGTGCGCTCCGCCAGGACGGCTGCGGGGACCGCGCGCAGTGA
- a CDS encoding FtsQ-type POTRA domain-containing protein translates to MKRPEGFDGRPEEPDAPADDARAPRQRRGRLTSWRAGHGAAAGHGAAEPGAAGDGREARPASATSAPVDGAVAPTAAPAPETHDAVRTPGAAATQASSQRERASALAGAAGRRLGAGWSSVAERLREYTPDEDHAGSASAGALDGGVRSHHDATGADDATGADDATGVATVTDVIDAHRAFRPSAVDAQSAPIGAGVRAAETAREARVAKRRRRLLERAEVRRFTRRARHRRAAWITAGAVVVVFGASILVAVYSPLMALRTIQVRGTERVDATALRQALSDQVGTPLARIDFGEVKRDIAGFPLIESYVTEEVPPHTLVVTVTERTPVVAVQSGDSYDLVDPAGIVVQSSPDRPEGVPVADVQRAELGSPVFRTMTEVVLSLPSTVRRQVTDVRATTADDVTLTLDDGSSVVWGSPDDSDAKASLLAALVADHASRDPGTKVEFDVSAPDNGIVRPAQ, encoded by the coding sequence GTGAAGCGACCCGAGGGCTTCGACGGGCGTCCGGAGGAACCGGACGCCCCGGCCGACGACGCCCGCGCACCGCGGCAGCGTCGCGGTCGGCTGACCTCGTGGCGCGCGGGGCACGGAGCAGCCGCGGGGCACGGAGCAGCAGAGCCTGGAGCAGCGGGCGACGGCCGGGAGGCCCGACCCGCCTCCGCGACGTCGGCGCCGGTCGACGGGGCGGTCGCCCCCACCGCCGCACCGGCCCCCGAGACGCACGATGCGGTCCGGACACCGGGAGCGGCAGCGACGCAGGCGTCGAGCCAGCGCGAGCGTGCGAGCGCCCTCGCCGGCGCCGCCGGGCGGCGCCTCGGCGCCGGCTGGTCGAGCGTCGCGGAGCGCCTGCGCGAGTACACCCCGGACGAGGACCACGCGGGCAGCGCGTCCGCCGGCGCCCTCGACGGTGGCGTCAGGTCGCACCACGACGCGACCGGCGCGGACGACGCGACCGGTGCGGACGACGCGACCGGCGTGGCCACGGTGACCGACGTGATCGACGCGCACCGTGCCTTCAGGCCGTCCGCCGTCGATGCGCAAAGCGCCCCGATCGGCGCCGGTGTCCGTGCTGCCGAGACCGCCCGTGAGGCGCGCGTCGCGAAGCGCCGCCGTCGGCTGCTCGAACGCGCCGAGGTCCGACGCTTCACCCGTCGTGCACGACACCGCCGCGCCGCGTGGATCACCGCGGGGGCCGTGGTGGTCGTGTTCGGAGCGTCCATCCTGGTCGCCGTCTACTCGCCGCTCATGGCCCTGCGCACCATCCAGGTCCGCGGGACCGAACGGGTCGACGCGACCGCGCTGCGCCAGGCGCTCTCCGACCAGGTGGGCACGCCGCTCGCGCGCATCGACTTCGGCGAGGTCAAGCGCGACATCGCCGGCTTCCCGCTCATCGAGAGCTACGTGACCGAGGAGGTCCCGCCGCACACCCTCGTGGTGACCGTGACCGAGCGGACGCCGGTCGTCGCCGTGCAGTCGGGCGACTCGTACGACCTCGTGGACCCGGCCGGCATCGTGGTGCAGTCCTCGCCGGACCGTCCCGAGGGGGTGCCGGTCGCCGACGTGCAGCGGGCCGAGCTCGGCTCCCCGGTGTTCCGGACGATGACCGAGGTGGTGCTCTCGCTGCCCTCCACGGTCCGTCGGCAGGTCACCGACGTCCGTGCGACGACCGCGGACGACGTCACGCTCACCCTGGACGACGGATCGAGCGTGGTGTGGGGGAGCCCCGACGACTCGGACGCCAAGGCGTCGCTCCTCGCGGCGCTCGTGGCGGACCACGCCTCGCGGGACCCGGGCACCAAGGTCGAGTTCGACGTCTCGGCGCCGGACAACGGGATCGTCCGTCCGGCGCAGTGA